CATTTCATCGCAATCAAAGCTTTGTCTAACTGCCATGTAAGTGATTTTTGGACTACAAAGAAATGCAAAGATTAGGAACTCGCCTGCAATAAACAAATATTGGGTACCCAATAAGCCATGATGGGAATTTGCAGCTAACTATGCCATCAATACTCTCTAACAATTGAGTTGTCCCCGGTCATTATTTTACCTCATCTTTCATCATATTGGATTCTTTGGCAGCCGACCAAGCTTTAGTAAGCATCAACATTAGTGCAGAATCAAGTTCCTTCTTCTCGGCTAAATCGTCTATCTTTCTACAAGCAGCATCTAAAGAAGGTGAATTGACAATATCCTGGAGCTTCAACTCAGCAGCATTCAAGGCCTCAATGCTTTCTGATGCATTGTCGTATGCTTGTACAGCGGCTAGACAAACATTCCCGAGATTTGCCAACTCTGAGAGGAACGAATAAATAGTCGAGTATTAACTCCCATCAaactagaaaaaataaaatattgaaaataccgaAGAGCTAAGAGGCATCTAAAAGACAAATTTATGGTTTATTGTcaatgtgaaatttgatttagtaGTTGACACTCTATATTGGTTTGTAAAGAACTTTAGTGCCAAAAAACTTGATAATTCACAGTGTTCACATGTAGTAACAACAAGCTTACAATAATCTACAATCTGGATTTGCATGGTCATAAGACTCATAACTAGCGGTGTATTTTCCTCAGAATAGAGATAACTATATCACAAGAAGTCATAAATTGAAAGTTTCATGAACGAAGCATGAAGTTAAGCATCTCTTACCATTTTGCTTTTCTGGATTTTCATAATAAGATTCTGCAACAGTATGGAGATGCACAAAGAATTCCTTTGTGAAATCTTTACAGCGCTTAGCAACAATAGAATTAATTTCTGACGGTGCCCCCTTGACTACTGCAAGAAGTTCATTATGCCTTTGCACATCTTCATCTATCTGacattagtaaataaaaatcaaatgaCCTACCACTAATACACTACAAATATAAAAGTAAGGATGAATAAGAAAAACACTATTCATCCATTCACCAAAAATAAGTGAACTAGGCTTTACAAAATTCTTAGAAAAGAATGGATACCTCTTTGAGTTTCCTACCAAGTCGGAGAAGCTTATGCCTCATTTCTGGATCAACCTCAGCATCAGCTCTTTCCTGGCAGCGTTTAAAGAAGTGTGGTCTGATGTTGTCCCATTCTCTGCTGAAAGCCAATAATCTTCTCCAGTCAGTTGTTGTTGGCTTGTCAACCATGAATACTTCAATTAGTTTGTCGCAAATCCTTATCATTTTAGAGTCGTCCATATATCTTTCGTCAGCTTCCACATCTATTTTTTCCTGATTATCTTCAGATGAATTTTGATTTGGAGTCGCATTTCCAGAGAACATTGAGCTTGACAGCAAGTCTTCACCAATGTCACTAGGAACTGCCGTCGCATCACCAACCGCTGCAAGAGATGAGGAATTCGACCGGGAAAAACTAAGAGATGCATGACCTAACATCCAATATCAGTTACATCTATTATGTTACAAATGGATTGTTCTTAACTTcataaatggaaaaaaataaataagtaaataaataaacaagtagTGCTGAAGCACTAATAACCAAGTTCATATACAAACTTTGATTTCCTCTTTTCAAATATTACCACACAAGTATTAAATTACTCGACCTCCATTTATAACTTCGAAGACCTTTCAAAACACTCTTATTCACGATCAATCTTGCTCCCAATAGATCAAAATTCATGTAGCAAAGAAAAGTTTCGCATCAAAATCACAATTACACATCAAACCCTCAAATTAAGAAGGAAGTAGCGAATCAAAGCAGCCATATATACAAAGCGAGTACGGAGCTAAAGATAACCACGCATCAATCATCTTCAACCATCAAATCAGAGGATGAAGAGTGTTGGTATTACCTCCAGGATCGAAGGAGGAAGAACAAGCTCCGCCGCAGCTGCGCAGAAGCACTTTTCGGGGGGAGCTTCTTGTAGAAGGGAATCGACACGAAAGGGTTCGCGAGAAAAGGGGGTTTCGGAGTGGAGGGGGGCAGAATCGTAGGGGAAGAGAGGGTCGGAGAGCGGAGGACGACGCCATTGCCATGGCCGACTCCGTTGGAGCTTCCTAGGGTTTTACGTACGGGCTCCTCTTCGGAGCTTCGAGAAAGTAAAATCCCGCCGCCATTGCGCTCTcactattttcttctttttttttcttttttgtgggACTTTTTGCATGTTAGTCCCTCAATCTTTTACCATTAAGACTAAGTGACGATTTTTTCTTTCGggcaataaaaattataaaaaaaaattacaaaatttcgaGATATTTACATGCAACAAATAAAGATTCTTGTTGAGCACAATACGTACTACTtatttagctgcaattttggcTACCATTACTGTACAAATACCAATGCCCTTGAAAATTGCTCTGCGAGTCCCCTCAAATCCACAAAAATATGTGAAGCCACACGAAACCAATCCAAAATAATGCATGTTACATGTACATTCTCATCCAACATTACAGAACAACTACATGAATACATGACACAACTATTGAAATTGAAGTCCCCTATTTTCTCGTATTAAATTTCACAATGTTGAGGAACCTCAAATCATGTATCACTTCATCCTGTGCATAAGCAGTCTCCTTTTCCAACAGATATTGACCATTTCTTTGCTTATCTAATTGCTACTCATCAGCTTCCATAATCAtttgtaagaaaaataaatcaaaatcaaaatcaaaacaaaaaaaccatTCATTAAGTTGCAGCCTTGAAAGTGGAATAATTCCTTCCCGATAATCTTATGTAGCAACAAGTGCAGTTCGGGTTAGACGAAGAGCTCATAATGTACTCAGGATTTAGTTGACTTTATTAGTACTGCTCTTGATCTTCTGCAAAGTGTCAAACACAGTTCAGTACAGCTTCGAAGGATAAGCACGGCTATTGCCCACTTgagcgaaaaaaaaaggaggaaaaaggagaaggaaaaagattAACAAAAGATGCAGTACGAAAAACGAAAGCAAAAACATTACCCTTTGGCAGATCTGTCAGCAGTGATAACACCCTTCAGTAATGTACGTGCATCGACTGATCTCTCATGCATGATCTTGTCATGGTATATCTTGCTTCCGATTTCTGTTATTTCCTCCTCTACCTCTTCCAATGTTTGGTCCACATTGAGTGTTATCTCCCCTTTTCTTATCACCGTAACACTAAATCCGCCGGCTTTAGCATCCCTGAAAGCATCCTGCATGGCGCGCTCGTGACGGTTAGTCTCAGGTGTAAGCCATGTCAAAGTGTACTACATTGAAATTTACAATATATACAGTCAAAACTTACTGGCAAAAAAGCAGTTAAATTTGAGAAGTTTGAGAGGCCCTAAATTCTGAATTAAAAGGAATCAAACAAGCCATCAATATATCTCTAGTTAACTGCATCATTTGAAAACAACAGGTTATGAGTAATTACCTTTGGTGGTCTAGCAACTACGAAAGCTTTCCCACTTCCAAGCATATCCATATGCGCCTGAACAATGTAGCAGAAGTTCTTAGAATCTCCCGGATCTTCAAAAGCAATCACATGATACTGCTTTGGATCCAATTCAAGATCGGCAGCCATCTCTAGAGAATAAAACCCCACTCTCGGAACATCTTCCTCAACTGTGTACAGTTCTATACACTGTAGAATAACAAATTGTGAAATAATCATATCAAGAGTCCAAATGCCGAAtagcaaaaacagaaaaaagagagacggaaaaaaaaatgtacatacACCTAAACTTAGTTTGATTTCACTGTATCTTCATCAGAACTCAATTTTGTTCATAAATAGTTTTGAGGAAATATTCTATAATCTAGTACTACTTGAAAGAACAGGATGAAGAGGTACTAAAgacaaaattaagaaaaggatAGGTTCCGAAAAAGTTTAGGTCAGTTGTTCAGGTGCCGATTTC
This DNA window, taken from Ananas comosus cultivar F153 linkage group 5, ASM154086v1, whole genome shotgun sequence, encodes the following:
- the LOC109709875 gene encoding uncharacterized protein At4g37920, chloroplastic isoform X2; translated protein: MAMASSSALRPSLPLRFCPPPLRNPLFSRTLSCRFPSTRSSPRKVLLRSCGGACSSSFDPGAVGDATAVPSDIGEDLLSSSMFSGNATPNQNSSEDNQEKIDVEADERYMDDSKMIRICDKLIEVFMVDKPTTTDWRRLLAFSREWDNIRPHFFKRCQERADAEVDPEMRHKLLRLGRKLKEIDEDVQRHNELLAVVKGAPSEINSIVAKRCKDFTKEFFVHLHTVAESYYENPEKQNELANLGNVCLAAVQAYDNASESIEALNAAELKLQDIVNSPSLDAACRKIDDLAEKKELDSALMLMLTKAWSAAKESNMMKDEVKDVLYHLYKTAVGNLQRLMPKEIRILKYLLTIEDPEERLSALRDAFIPGDELQEKNVDYLYTTPEALHTWIRTVVDAYNFSREGSLIKEARDLMNPKIIKKLEELKTLIQNNFL
- the LOC109709875 gene encoding uncharacterized protein At4g37920, chloroplastic isoform X1, which translates into the protein MAMASSSALRPSLPLRFCPPPLRNPLFSRTLSCRFPSTRSSPRKVLLRSCGGACSSSFDPGGHASLSFSRSNSSSLAAVGDATAVPSDIGEDLLSSSMFSGNATPNQNSSEDNQEKIDVEADERYMDDSKMIRICDKLIEVFMVDKPTTTDWRRLLAFSREWDNIRPHFFKRCQERADAEVDPEMRHKLLRLGRKLKEIDEDVQRHNELLAVVKGAPSEINSIVAKRCKDFTKEFFVHLHTVAESYYENPEKQNELANLGNVCLAAVQAYDNASESIEALNAAELKLQDIVNSPSLDAACRKIDDLAEKKELDSALMLMLTKAWSAAKESNMMKDEVKDVLYHLYKTAVGNLQRLMPKEIRILKYLLTIEDPEERLSALRDAFIPGDELQEKNVDYLYTTPEALHTWIRTVVDAYNFSREGSLIKEARDLMNPKIIKKLEELKTLIQNNFL